Part of the Halodesulfurarchaeum formicicum genome is shown below.
CTCCCGCTGGATCAACGACTTCCTCCTGCCAGATGGAATGGGCGTGCCGGATGGGACTCCGTATCTCGATCCGGCAGTCGTCGAGCCGGTCTCCGAGTCACTCGCCTTCGCGGTTCGGTACCTGCCGGAACTCGCCGCGGGGGCCTGGGCAACGGTGGTCATCACCCTCATTTCGATCACGCTTGGCTTTCTGCTCGCGGTCCCGGTAAGTGTCGCGCGGGTGTACGGCCAAGGGACCGCCTGGGTCGCCCTCGTGTTCACCGAACTCATCAGGGGAACACCGCTACTGGCCCAGCTGTTCGTCCTTTACTACGGGCTCCAGCTCTCCTCCTGGATTCGGGAGTTGCCCCTCGTTGGGGTCGGTATCGTGCCGTCCCAGGCCTTTTGGGTAGCGATTATCGGCTTCACGATCAACAGCGCGGCCTATCAGGCCGAGTACATCCGCTCCGCACTGCTATCCGTCGACCGCGGACAGTACCAGGCGGGCCGGGCCATCGGGTTCTCGAAACTCGCGGCAATTCGTCATGTCGTCCTCCCCCAGGCATTGCGGTTTGCGATTCCGGGGTGGTCGAACGAACTGGTCTACCTGATCAAGTACTCCTCGCTCGCGGCGTTCATCACGGTCCCCGAACTCTTCGAGATGGGGCGACAAA
Proteins encoded:
- a CDS encoding amino acid ABC transporter permease yields the protein MSGAQEDFRTPGIEVSVRGGIELVPYAVFWGWLLSRWINDFLLPDGMGVPDGTPYLDPAVVEPVSESLAFAVRYLPELAAGAWATVVITLISITLGFLLAVPVSVARVYGQGTAWVALVFTELIRGTPLLAQLFVLYYGLQLSSWIRELPLVGVGIVPSQAFWVAIIGFTINSAAYQAEYIRSALLSVDRGQYQAGRAIGFSKLAAIRHVVLPQALRFAIPGWSNELVYLIKYSSLAAFITVPELFEMGRQIAADNFAYTSIFVLVALFYLAIIISASNVMGLVERRVHIPGLGRGTDR